In Myxococcales bacterium, a single genomic region encodes these proteins:
- a CDS encoding ArsR family transcriptional regulator: MNRADSERAPASASDVGSARGGHTLWPSEALVGDVVGRLIEFWGFKRNMGRVWTVLYLSPEPMSAEDLRHSLMLSSGAVSMTLGELSRWGVVRKVWVQGERKDFYTAEVQLWKMISRVYSEREKAEIGSAIEAFTEALRSLDAIEASDAATKARVALQRERIGNLLELAKLGRQLLDVLLSTARLDAEPLVKFLLGDKKKD; the protein is encoded by the coding sequence ATGAATCGCGCCGACAGCGAGCGCGCGCCGGCCTCCGCGTCTGACGTCGGCTCGGCGCGCGGCGGACACACGCTCTGGCCGAGCGAGGCGCTCGTGGGCGACGTCGTGGGTCGCCTCATCGAGTTCTGGGGTTTCAAGCGCAACATGGGCCGCGTTTGGACCGTGCTCTACCTCTCGCCGGAGCCCATGAGCGCGGAAGATCTTCGCCACTCGCTCATGCTCTCGAGCGGGGCCGTCAGCATGACGCTCGGGGAGCTCTCGCGCTGGGGCGTCGTCCGCAAGGTCTGGGTCCAAGGCGAGCGGAAGGACTTCTACACGGCCGAAGTGCAGCTTTGGAAGATGATCTCGCGCGTCTACAGCGAGCGTGAAAAGGCGGAGATCGGCAGCGCCATCGAGGCGTTCACCGAAGCCCTCCGCTCCCTCGACGCGATCGAGGCCAGCGACGCGGCGACGAAGGCGCGCGTAGCGCTGCAGCGAGAGCGCATCGGCAATCTCCTAGAACTGGCCAAGCTCGGTCGGCAGCTCCTCGACGTACTCTTGTCGACGGCGCGGCTCGACGCCGAGCCGCTCGTGAAATTCTTGCTCGGCGACAAGAAGAAGGACTGA
- a CDS encoding polyprenyl synthetase family protein gives MNLGSDGLLVPRDAVALLADPAAQASTDVRSRLGEVAALFADDLARIEERLLAATRQGMAPSTDAAQHLLAAGGKRVRPLTVLLSAAVFGQAAGVAATVELGAVSELIHLATLLHDDVLDDGLERRGQPTSRRLWGNAVSVLAGDLLLTHALERTSRVGISDVMEDLFRTLRRLVDGEVVQLRGRTQLDPSEETYFYVARNKTASLFGWAARAGARAAGASASEAQTMGTFGEELGIAFQLVDDAIDYEGDTGKTKLGDLREDKLTLPLLRTLATRPELLRDVEAVRAGDDGEPVERLLVAVRAGTGCRDTRQLAKLHTERCLEALAAAPAGPARDLLASVARELTGRGR, from the coding sequence ATGAATCTTGGATCCGATGGGCTCCTCGTCCCGAGGGACGCGGTCGCCTTGCTGGCTGACCCGGCGGCCCAGGCTTCCACGGATGTGCGCTCACGCCTGGGTGAGGTCGCCGCGCTCTTCGCGGACGATCTCGCTCGCATCGAAGAACGGCTCCTCGCCGCGACGCGCCAGGGGATGGCGCCTTCCACGGACGCGGCGCAACACCTCCTCGCCGCCGGCGGCAAGCGCGTGCGCCCCCTCACGGTGCTGCTTTCGGCGGCCGTATTCGGTCAGGCCGCGGGCGTAGCCGCGACCGTTGAGCTGGGCGCCGTCAGCGAGCTCATCCACCTCGCGACGCTGCTCCACGACGACGTCCTCGACGACGGGCTCGAGCGGCGCGGTCAACCGACCTCGCGACGCCTTTGGGGCAATGCCGTCAGCGTCCTCGCAGGCGATCTGTTGCTCACCCACGCGCTCGAGCGGACGAGCCGCGTGGGCATAAGCGACGTCATGGAGGACCTCTTCCGGACGCTGCGGCGGCTCGTCGACGGCGAGGTCGTTCAGCTGCGAGGCCGCACGCAACTCGACCCAAGCGAAGAGACCTACTTCTACGTCGCCCGAAACAAGACCGCGTCGCTCTTCGGCTGGGCGGCGCGCGCCGGGGCCCGAGCCGCCGGGGCGAGCGCTTCTGAAGCGCAGACCATGGGCACCTTCGGCGAGGAGCTGGGCATCGCGTTTCAGCTCGTCGACGACGCCATCGACTACGAGGGCGACACCGGGAAGACCAAGCTCGGTGACCTTCGCGAAGACAAGCTGACGTTGCCGCTCTTGCGAACGCTGGCGACACGACCGGAGCTGTTGCGTGACGTCGAGGCCGTCCGCGCGGGCGACGACGGCGAGCCCGTCGAGCGCCTCCTCGTCGCGGTGCGCGCTGGCACCGGATGCCGCGACACGAGGCAGCTCGCGAAGCTCCACACGGAGCGTTGCCTCGAGGCCCTCGCGGCAGCGCCAGCGGGGCCGGCGCGGGACCTGCTCGCGTCGGTGGCGCGAGAGCTCACGGGGCGCGGCCGATGA
- a CDS encoding RluA family pseudouridine synthase → MSSEPFDLLVPRAEKGKRLDQFLVGALAGATPAPSRATVQRWIQEGLVLVRGQTATSANVRVAEGDRVVATPGPEPRSAAVPDAEVVFEVLHEDASLLVVWKPAGLVVHPARGHESGTLVNGLLARGYFRGDIADERDREGHLRPGIVHRLDAGTAGVMVVARTATAREALKAQFQAHSIDRVYEALTLGVAEAKTHSTLHGRHPTDRKRFTTRVREGKRAVTHVEVVERLGELATHVRCRLETGRTHQIRVHLAEAGTPIVGDPLYGKRAGHRSSEVARVGEALGHQALVARVLGFDHPKSGKRVRFEAPLPEDFLQALAALRSLSSP, encoded by the coding sequence GTGTCCTCCGAGCCGTTTGACCTCCTCGTGCCGCGCGCCGAAAAGGGCAAGCGGCTCGATCAGTTTCTGGTGGGCGCGCTCGCCGGCGCGACCCCTGCGCCCTCGCGCGCCACGGTCCAACGGTGGATCCAAGAGGGCCTCGTACTCGTCCGCGGGCAGACGGCCACGAGCGCGAACGTCCGCGTGGCCGAGGGTGACCGCGTGGTCGCCACGCCCGGCCCAGAGCCGCGCTCGGCGGCGGTCCCCGACGCCGAGGTCGTCTTCGAGGTTCTGCACGAGGACGCGTCGCTCTTGGTCGTGTGGAAGCCTGCGGGCCTGGTCGTGCACCCGGCCCGTGGGCATGAGAGCGGGACGCTCGTAAACGGGCTCTTGGCCCGCGGGTATTTTCGCGGCGACATCGCCGATGAGCGCGACCGCGAAGGGCACCTTCGGCCCGGCATCGTGCACCGGCTCGACGCGGGGACCGCAGGCGTGATGGTCGTGGCGCGAACGGCGACGGCGCGGGAAGCGCTCAAGGCGCAGTTCCAGGCCCACTCCATCGACCGGGTGTACGAAGCGCTGACGCTCGGCGTCGCCGAGGCGAAGACGCACTCGACCCTTCACGGGCGGCACCCCACCGATCGAAAGCGCTTCACGACTCGCGTGCGCGAGGGAAAGCGCGCCGTCACGCACGTCGAAGTGGTCGAGCGGCTAGGGGAGTTGGCGACCCACGTACGCTGCCGTCTCGAGACGGGGCGCACGCACCAGATTCGCGTCCACCTCGCGGAGGCCGGGACGCCCATCGTCGGCGATCCCCTGTACGGCAAGCGCGCCGGTCATCGCAGCAGCGAGGTGGCACGCGTCGGCGAAGCGCTGGGCCATCAAGCGCTCGTCGCGCGGGTCTTGGGCTTTGACCATCCCAAGAGCGGCAAGCGCGTGCGCTTCGAGGCACCGTTGCCTGAAGACTTCCTCCAAGCCCTCGCGGCCCTCCGGAGCCTCAGCTCCCCTTGA
- a CDS encoding flippase-like domain-containing protein has product MSDVPPTSGSTTSPKPAGVPLRKVLVVMILFVLVYGAFAIYRGVGEIGERLRDYAWSTFVLGCALAFGNYVLRFFKWEFYLARLGLLRKADGERAITASDSFLTFLSGFVLTVTPGKVGEVFKSLVLLETHGVPVAKTAPIVVAERVTDLIGIIALIVVGSLGFSGGLVWAGVGSVLVLTLLVIVASRSISLTIIGIVEKLPGPFAKLGPKLHDAYESLAVLVAPRNLLWPTVLSVVAWFLECMSLYVILRGFGANVSIPLSTFFYATSTLAGALVPVPGGLGVTESALQGQLMELGKVPGPASTASMILVRFSTLWFAVLVGFIALSVLKRRYPKLLKGS; this is encoded by the coding sequence ATGAGTGACGTTCCGCCCACCAGCGGGTCCACCACCTCACCCAAGCCCGCCGGCGTTCCGCTGCGCAAGGTGTTGGTCGTGATGATCCTCTTCGTCCTGGTCTACGGCGCCTTCGCCATCTACCGAGGCGTCGGTGAGATCGGCGAGCGCCTCCGCGACTACGCATGGAGCACCTTCGTGCTCGGCTGCGCGCTGGCCTTCGGCAACTACGTCCTTCGCTTCTTCAAGTGGGAGTTCTACCTCGCGCGGCTCGGCCTCTTGCGAAAGGCCGACGGCGAGCGCGCCATCACGGCAAGCGACAGCTTCCTCACGTTCCTCTCTGGCTTTGTGCTCACGGTGACGCCGGGCAAAGTCGGCGAGGTCTTCAAGTCACTCGTCCTCCTCGAGACCCACGGGGTGCCGGTCGCCAAGACCGCGCCCATCGTCGTCGCCGAGCGCGTCACCGATCTCATCGGCATCATCGCGCTCATCGTCGTCGGCTCGCTCGGTTTCTCCGGCGGCCTCGTCTGGGCTGGGGTTGGCTCGGTCCTCGTCTTGACGTTGCTCGTCATCGTGGCGTCGCGCTCCATCTCGCTCACGATCATCGGCATCGTGGAGAAGTTGCCGGGCCCCTTCGCGAAGCTCGGCCCCAAGCTGCACGACGCCTACGAGAGCCTCGCCGTCTTGGTGGCGCCGCGAAACCTTTTGTGGCCCACGGTGCTCTCGGTCGTCGCGTGGTTTCTCGAGTGCATGTCGCTCTACGTGATCCTTCGCGGTTTTGGCGCCAACGTGTCGATCCCGCTCTCCACGTTCTTCTACGCGACGAGCACGCTCGCCGGCGCCCTCGTGCCGGTGCCCGGTGGCCTTGGTGTGACCGAGAGCGCCCTTCAGGGGCAGCTCATGGAGCTCGGCAAGGTTCCCGGACCTGCGAGCACGGCGTCCATGATCCTCGTGCGCTTCTCGACGCTTTGGTTCGCAGTCCTGGTCGGCTTCATCGCCCTGTCGGTCCTGAAGCGTCGCTACCCGAAGCTGCTCAAGGGGAGCTGA
- a CDS encoding DEAD/DEAH box helicase, which yields MGYASPTPVQLAVYEPAVRGKNLVVQARTGTGKTAAFGLPIIDQLVRRGEPRVQALILGPTRELALQVSRELEKLAAHRGIKVLPIYGGAPMGQQIEALNGGAQIVSGTPGRVLDHIRRGTLDTSGIRIFVLDEADEMLSMGFAKELHAIADSLPKERQGLFFSATIPPDIERLAERQLKEPEFITLSSDQVGALEISHFVYLVPSGVDKRKELVRILEVEDPESAVIFCNTRDETERVAEALQNQGYDADWLNSDLGQNERERVMARTREGKLRFLVATDVAARGIDISHLTHVINHDFPEAAESYVHRTGRTGRAGKTGMAISLVTGHDVGKLYLLRLTYKLRPIEKQLPTPTEMKTRQEADLVQTFVEAFGSRDVHLEDLALARRLLTHAKGEVVLASLLREHLGARPDTTREAAEARRAKNPKPVADVVPASAVPSTVAVSSLPEGGRSSAQRPTRERDRDRDRGRREGRDSRGSADRAERTLRTGGGPDVVVVTKTEPPLDAANTIVAPPPKAATTPRRRADATMPAPPPMVEFERETPELPGYREEPGPFAAPAPATVADASDEAFARLYVNVGRRDGAKPDDIQRLLTDGAGIERADTGPIQVRDRATFVNVRREMLAKAIEALSGRVIGGRTIVAEAARERA from the coding sequence ATGGGCTACGCCTCGCCGACGCCGGTGCAGCTGGCCGTCTACGAGCCCGCTGTTCGCGGGAAGAACCTCGTGGTTCAAGCGCGAACCGGTACGGGAAAGACGGCGGCCTTCGGCCTTCCCATCATCGATCAGCTCGTCCGGCGCGGTGAGCCGCGCGTGCAAGCGCTCATCCTCGGGCCCACGCGCGAGCTGGCGCTTCAAGTGTCGCGCGAGCTCGAAAAGCTCGCCGCGCACCGCGGCATCAAGGTCCTCCCCATCTACGGCGGCGCGCCGATGGGTCAACAGATCGAGGCGCTCAACGGCGGCGCTCAAATCGTCTCCGGCACGCCGGGCCGCGTCCTCGACCACATTCGTCGCGGGACCCTCGACACGAGTGGCATTCGCATCTTCGTCCTCGACGAAGCCGACGAGATGTTGTCGATGGGCTTTGCCAAAGAGCTCCACGCCATCGCCGATTCGCTCCCGAAAGAGCGTCAGGGTCTCTTCTTCAGCGCGACGATCCCGCCGGACATCGAGCGCCTCGCCGAGCGTCAGCTCAAGGAGCCCGAGTTCATCACGCTCTCGAGCGATCAGGTCGGCGCCCTTGAGATCAGCCACTTCGTCTACTTGGTGCCGTCGGGCGTCGACAAGCGCAAGGAGCTGGTGCGCATCCTTGAGGTCGAGGATCCGGAGAGCGCCGTCATCTTCTGCAACACGCGCGACGAGACGGAACGCGTGGCGGAAGCCCTTCAAAACCAAGGGTACGACGCCGACTGGCTCAACAGCGACTTGGGCCAGAACGAGCGCGAGCGCGTCATGGCGCGCACGCGCGAGGGCAAGCTTCGCTTCCTCGTGGCCACCGACGTCGCGGCCCGAGGCATCGACATCTCGCACCTTACGCACGTCATCAACCACGACTTCCCGGAGGCCGCCGAGTCGTACGTGCATCGCACGGGGCGCACCGGCCGCGCCGGCAAGACCGGCATGGCCATCTCGCTCGTAACCGGGCACGACGTCGGCAAGCTCTACCTCCTGCGGCTGACCTACAAGCTTCGCCCCATCGAGAAGCAGCTCCCCACGCCGACGGAGATGAAGACGCGGCAAGAAGCCGATCTCGTCCAGACGTTCGTGGAGGCGTTCGGTTCGCGGGATGTTCACCTCGAAGATCTCGCGCTCGCTCGCCGATTGCTTACGCACGCGAAGGGGGAGGTCGTCCTTGCGTCGCTCTTGCGCGAGCACCTCGGGGCGCGACCGGATACGACGCGCGAGGCCGCCGAGGCACGTCGCGCGAAAAATCCCAAGCCCGTCGCCGACGTCGTTCCGGCATCCGCCGTCCCGTCGACCGTGGCGGTCTCGTCGCTGCCGGAAGGTGGCCGCTCGTCGGCGCAGCGGCCGACGCGTGAACGCGACCGCGACCGTGATCGCGGGCGCCGTGAAGGTCGTGACAGTCGCGGCTCGGCCGACCGCGCGGAGCGCACGCTGCGAACGGGCGGCGGTCCCGATGTCGTCGTCGTCACGAAGACGGAGCCGCCGCTCGATGCGGCGAACACCATCGTGGCGCCGCCGCCCAAGGCCGCCACGACGCCTCGCCGCCGAGCCGACGCGACGATGCCGGCCCCGCCGCCCATGGTGGAGTTTGAACGCGAGACGCCGGAGCTCCCGGGCTATCGCGAAGAGCCCGGCCCCTTTGCGGCGCCGGCGCCTGCGACGGTCGCCGACGCGTCCGACGAGGCCTTTGCCCGCCTCTACGTCAACGTCGGGCGGCGCGACGGTGCCAAGCCCGACGACATTCAGCGACTGCTCACCGACGGGGCCGGTATCGAGCGCGCCGACACGGGGCCGATCCAGGTTCGCGACCGCGCGACCTTCGTCAATGTGCGCCGCGAGATGCTCGCGAAGGCCATTGAGGCGCTCTCGGGGCGTGTGATCGGAGGTCGTACGATTGTGGCCGAGGCGGCCCGCGAGCGGGCCTGA
- a CDS encoding tetratricopeptide repeat protein produces MDQLSAHLDRGWDLAQRGDAAGAASCAKRALEIDPQSPEVHNLLGYTAALAGDGDEALEHYRQAIALDDTYFEAMLNAAEVLLHPMGEWEEAITMCEDAYEISETPEERADCLLLKVEALIALGRTDDALLVMARIPDKSYDNPSYTFLIGRSYYELGRADKSAPYIEEAARKDPLSADAAYYLGLVRDERGDSRGATEALLRSRGLDVSRPPPQWAPSADTFASMVRGILGRLDAALARYVRGAEVFVVDLPGAEIVVDGVDPRALLLLDQSATELGEPGPLRLFVYQRNVERVAGSLEAMEEETGAALEREIASFFLERDAPIADKETDKRNLN; encoded by the coding sequence ATGGACCAACTCTCCGCGCACCTCGACCGTGGTTGGGATTTGGCGCAGCGCGGCGATGCAGCCGGCGCGGCGTCGTGCGCGAAGCGCGCCCTCGAGATCGATCCCCAGTCTCCCGAGGTGCACAACCTCCTTGGCTACACCGCTGCCCTCGCCGGCGACGGCGACGAAGCCCTCGAGCACTACCGTCAAGCCATCGCCCTCGATGACACCTACTTCGAGGCCATGCTCAACGCCGCCGAGGTCTTGCTGCACCCGATGGGCGAGTGGGAAGAAGCCATCACGATGTGCGAGGACGCCTACGAGATCTCCGAGACGCCGGAGGAGCGCGCCGATTGCTTGCTGCTCAAGGTGGAAGCGCTGATCGCGCTCGGTCGCACCGACGACGCCCTCCTTGTCATGGCCCGCATCCCGGACAAGTCCTACGACAACCCGAGCTACACGTTCCTCATCGGGCGGAGCTACTACGAGCTGGGCCGCGCCGACAAGTCGGCTCCTTACATCGAAGAGGCGGCGCGCAAGGATCCTCTGTCAGCCGACGCTGCGTACTACCTGGGTCTCGTGCGCGACGAGCGCGGCGACTCGCGCGGCGCCACCGAAGCGCTGCTTCGCTCGCGCGGCCTCGACGTCTCGCGTCCCCCGCCCCAGTGGGCTCCGTCCGCCGACACCTTCGCGTCGATGGTCCGGGGCATCTTGGGGCGCCTCGACGCCGCCCTCGCGCGCTACGTGCGCGGTGCCGAGGTCTTCGTGGTCGATCTGCCGGGCGCCGAAATTGTCGTCGATGGCGTCGACCCGCGGGCTCTCCTGCTCCTTGACCAATCGGCGACCGAGCTCGGCGAGCCGGGGCCGCTGCGGCTCTTCGTCTACCAGCGCAACGTGGAGCGCGTCGCCGGGTCGCTGGAGGCCATGGAAGAAGAGACGGGCGCGGCGCTCGAGCGCGAGATCGCGTCGTTCTTCTTGGAGCGCGACGCCCCCATCGCCGACAAAGAGACCGACAAGCGAAACCTCAACTGA
- a CDS encoding MoxR family ATPase, protein MVPWDAVSHEAPVDSPKAPSDIELLDRAASACRRLKEAVSAKVVGQEQVIDLMLIALLARGHALLVGVPGLAKTLLVASLAEALDLGFGRVQFTPDLLPADITGTDVLQEDEDDRGSVRRRLRFLPGPIFHNLVLADEINRTPPKTQAALLQAMQERRVTVGTTTHTLPDPFQVFATRNPIEQEGTYPLPEAQLDRFLLEIHIDYPSEHEEREIARRTTSADVPSVPRVLRADEVRALQGLVPRMPVTDAAVAHAVALGRATRPSGGSQGQGAVPREVTEYVRFGAGPRGSQALIFAAKARAAIRGQAAADVEDVRAVAVAVLRHRLVLSYRAEAEGVRDLDIVQRVVASVAT, encoded by the coding sequence CTGGTACCTTGGGACGCCGTGTCCCACGAAGCGCCCGTCGATTCTCCAAAGGCTCCCTCCGACATCGAACTCCTGGACCGCGCGGCCTCCGCGTGTCGTCGGTTGAAGGAGGCCGTCTCCGCCAAGGTCGTGGGGCAAGAGCAGGTCATCGACTTGATGCTCATCGCGCTCTTGGCCCGGGGGCACGCGCTGCTCGTGGGCGTGCCGGGACTCGCGAAGACGCTCCTCGTGGCCTCGCTGGCGGAGGCGCTCGACCTCGGCTTCGGACGCGTGCAGTTCACACCGGACCTCTTGCCGGCAGACATCACCGGGACCGACGTGCTCCAGGAGGACGAAGACGATCGCGGCAGCGTGCGAAGGCGCCTCCGGTTCTTGCCGGGCCCCATCTTTCACAACCTCGTCTTGGCCGACGAGATCAACCGAACGCCGCCGAAGACGCAGGCCGCCCTGCTTCAGGCTATGCAGGAGCGACGCGTGACCGTCGGCACCACGACGCACACCTTGCCCGATCCTTTTCAGGTCTTCGCGACGCGAAACCCCATCGAACAAGAGGGCACGTATCCGCTCCCCGAGGCGCAGCTCGACCGCTTCCTCCTCGAGATCCACATCGACTACCCGTCGGAGCACGAGGAGCGCGAGATCGCCCGCCGCACCACGAGCGCCGACGTGCCGTCGGTGCCGCGCGTGCTCCGCGCCGACGAGGTGCGCGCCCTTCAGGGCCTCGTGCCGCGCATGCCGGTGACCGACGCGGCGGTGGCGCACGCCGTCGCGCTGGGCCGTGCCACGCGGCCCAGCGGCGGCTCCCAAGGGCAGGGCGCCGTCCCCCGCGAGGTGACCGAATACGTGCGCTTCGGCGCCGGCCCTCGCGGCTCGCAGGCCCTCATCTTCGCGGCCAAGGCCCGCGCGGCGATCCGAGGGCAAGCGGCCGCCGACGTCGAAGACGTTCGCGCTGTGGCCGTCGCCGTCCTTCGCCACCGCCTCGTCTTGAGCTATCGGGCGGAGGCCGAGGGCGTCCGCGATCTCGACATCGTGCAGCGCGTTGTGGCCTCCGTCGCCACGTGA
- a CDS encoding flavohemoglobin expression-modulating QEGLA motif protein: protein MHASMAERGPTGGPGDERGAKGGSAKKEPKDPKEPKAEPVPAAATSSKKLDAEESLSERVPSIPPIPAAGPWRSYKEIVSQLAARVVEAQRPVRILQSIRWDGQVEEQFWKSKCKELPKVDAAYYQTVDLGFDPKAKAEEFEEIARDVEQGIGDGDAIGGILRTTALEYRDVVRMLAARGTPTFYAYARKLYGSPKDKFPDGKSTVRDLGHVLYGILTNADESVLGPAQERTLGATECADELNERFGRYFADTEVRVHVDDSLLADAAAGSDYVKIRSGAKFSMRDIDILEVHEGWVHVATSLNGQAQPVAKWLAKGPPRTTAVQEGLAALLEIFTFRTYPRRARRLNDRVIAVDKAEDGASFLEVFEWFRTEGYEEEECFHSARRIFRGGVVEGGAPFTKDASYCRGVVLNYAFIRSAIQHNRAELIPYLFIGKVAHEDVPVLYARVNEGVVKPPRYLPSMFRDLNGLAIWMAYSSFFSQLGGDAVADYYGKLFERT from the coding sequence ATGCATGCATCCATGGCCGAACGAGGACCAACGGGCGGGCCTGGCGACGAACGTGGCGCCAAAGGTGGCTCCGCGAAGAAGGAGCCGAAGGATCCGAAGGAGCCCAAGGCGGAGCCCGTCCCGGCCGCCGCCACATCCTCCAAGAAGCTCGACGCAGAGGAGAGCCTCTCGGAGCGCGTCCCGTCGATTCCGCCGATTCCAGCGGCCGGGCCGTGGCGCAGCTACAAGGAGATCGTCTCGCAGCTCGCGGCTCGTGTCGTCGAAGCGCAGCGCCCCGTGCGGATCCTCCAGTCGATTCGCTGGGACGGGCAGGTCGAAGAGCAGTTCTGGAAGAGCAAGTGCAAGGAGCTCCCGAAGGTCGACGCGGCGTATTACCAGACCGTCGACCTCGGCTTCGACCCGAAGGCCAAAGCCGAGGAGTTCGAGGAGATCGCCCGTGACGTGGAGCAGGGCATCGGCGACGGCGACGCCATCGGCGGGATCCTGCGCACGACGGCGCTCGAGTACCGCGACGTGGTGCGCATGCTCGCGGCCCGCGGGACGCCGACGTTCTACGCCTACGCGCGGAAGCTCTATGGCTCACCGAAGGACAAGTTCCCGGACGGCAAGAGCACCGTTCGCGATCTGGGCCACGTGCTCTACGGCATTCTCACCAACGCCGACGAGAGCGTCCTGGGCCCGGCGCAGGAACGCACGCTGGGCGCGACCGAGTGCGCCGACGAGCTGAACGAGCGCTTCGGCCGCTATTTCGCCGACACGGAAGTGCGCGTCCACGTCGACGACTCGCTCTTGGCCGACGCGGCCGCCGGCAGCGACTACGTCAAGATCCGAAGCGGCGCGAAATTCTCGATGCGCGACATCGACATCCTCGAGGTGCACGAGGGTTGGGTTCACGTGGCGACGTCGCTCAACGGGCAGGCGCAGCCGGTCGCCAAGTGGCTCGCGAAGGGGCCACCGCGAACGACGGCGGTTCAAGAAGGGCTGGCGGCGCTCCTCGAGATCTTCACGTTCCGGACGTACCCGAGGCGCGCACGGCGACTCAACGATCGCGTCATTGCCGTCGACAAGGCGGAGGATGGCGCGAGCTTCTTGGAGGTCTTCGAGTGGTTTCGCACCGAGGGCTACGAGGAAGAGGAGTGTTTCCACAGCGCCCGGCGCATCTTCCGCGGCGGCGTCGTGGAAGGTGGCGCGCCCTTCACGAAGGACGCTTCGTACTGCCGCGGCGTGGTCTTGAACTACGCGTTCATCCGCAGCGCCATCCAGCACAACCGCGCCGAGCTGATTCCGTACCTCTTCATCGGCAAGGTCGCCCACGAAGACGTGCCGGTGCTCTACGCGCGGGTGAACGAAGGCGTCGTGAAGCCGCCGAGGTACCTCCCGAGCATGTTCCGGGACCTGAACGGCCTCGCCATCTGGATGGCGTATTCGAGCTTCTTCTCGCAGCTCGGCGGCGACGCCGTCGCGGACTACTACGGGAAGCTCTTCGAGCGAACGTGA